One Thunnus albacares chromosome 12, fThuAlb1.1, whole genome shotgun sequence genomic region harbors:
- the eif4g1a gene encoding eukaryotic translation initiation factor 4 gamma 1a isoform X2, with protein MNKPPQPITGPTSVPNPAPSPGLTPAAYGPGQPPSLVFATPPPPQMNSAPQPRQFAAGPRTLHQQGGYRALQGYYQNRPAMAASAPRVQTSSGPRPVGPAHVYPPSSQMMMISQQQLSFAGSPQGYFIPPGQYRAPYMPPTQQYPVTSGTAGFYPGTSPAEYSAYAGAYYPAQPQYSPSVQPAPVMINPAQQQQQAPPPQQPPAQSQGPPKRERKPIRIRDPNQGGRDITEEIMSGGRSTSTPTPPQASTADVSPAQTNGEVIQPVTTVTRRDENAEPPASAETPPPPATANPEPVVEAKQETDSQTAPPTELAAQSAAPTQASEVPTPSIKDQQTPAPLPPAATPTPPPAEAVNKVDTKVSDTVDAPVGPSASPAAQEVPVKTEEPQAAPAPAEKAPEKEEKKTEEVEKLEKEEQVTSTKVEPATEVAATVTPVDVAKEETPTKTATEVSQPPPSAQEPAAPVTQTAAPSSAPEPEPTPAETAEPLLPNGLPQDTEEVPEAFSDTTPLDKPDASQSQESTPVAKTATPAQEQEQEQEQEQEQEQEQEQEQEQEQEQEEEKKEEEGKEKSEDAPPVSCPTEESTMQAATSVPKKRRNMKELNKKEAIGDLLDAFKEDAKPASEPSSTQADPVPVAPAEPPAEVADETWEEKEDKQNTEPRPSPEAKEQKYQYKEEQWKPIDPEEKKRYDREFLLGFQFIGASMNKPEGLPIISDVVLDKVNKTPLRPPDPARMMSSGPDFTPSYLGNLGSRSVGGPRGPPPGPRRSQQGQRKEPRKIISSMSLNDDVQLNKAEKAWKPSMKKSARTRPGEEVEEDVGPDQAKTQDLFKRLRSILNKLTPQKFQELMKQVTELAIDTEERLKGAIDLIFEKAISEPNFSVAYANMCRCLMGLKVPTSDKPGVFVNFRKLLLNRCQKEFEKDQDDDEIFEKKQKELEASKEGEERERLRVELEEAKDQARRRSLGNIKFIGELFKLKMLTEAIMHDCVVKLLKNHDEESLECLCRLLSTIGKDLDFEKAKPRMDQYFNQMDKIIKERKTSSRIRFMLQDVLDLRRSNWVPRRGDQGPKTIDQIHKEAEMEEHREQIKVQQQLMSKKDGGGGGGGGGRMGGSMGGRGPHTPGGGRNSQPQDEGWNTVPISKNRPIDTTRLSKITKPGALDFNNQLLAPGGKGMWGSWGKGSSGGTGAKPASGDQDSGRPATSTLNRFSALQQSGSLLTSGDSDRRVPQRSSSSRERGGDRDRSDRDRDRFDRFDRSEGREGRDDRSSRNQITKRSFSRESEERGGRAGDSRATNEPVRRVASMTDDRDRGSRDRGSRDRGSRDRGSRDRGSRDRGPSKDLTVKRESAPTPPPSVPKSGMTEEEVEKKSSAIIEEYLHINDLKEALQCVAELNSTSLLYVFVRNGVESTLERSTIAREHMGLLLHQLIKAGTLPAEQYYKGLQEILEVAEDMAIDIPHIWLYLAELITPMLHEGGIPMGQLFRVISKPLVPLEKAGVLLVQILKLLCKGMTPKKVGAMWTEAGLNWSEFLTKNEDVNKFVTDQKVEFTTGEETESKEPGKKVLSGEELSKQLDRFLHDKANNQRIRDWVEANMDEQQTASNQFVRALMTSVCQSAIICDTPYRVDARQINQRASLLQRYLCDEQKELQALYALQALMVHMEQPANLLRMFFDALYDEDVIKEEAFYKWESSKDPAEQTGKGVALKSVTAFFTWLREAEEESDKE; from the exons TTTGCTGCAGGGCCCCGTACTTTACACCAACAG GGTGGATACAGAGCATTACAG GGTTACTATCAGAACCGACCGGCTATGGCCGCCAGTGCTCCCAGAGTCCAGACAAGTAGTGGGCCTCGACCTGTTGGACCCGCTCATGTCTATCCACCCAGCTcccagatgatgatgatttccCAGCAGCAGCTTTCTTTTGCTGGCTCCCCTCAGGGCTACTTCATCCCCCCTGGACAG TACCGGGCCCCATATATGCCACCTACTCAGCAGTATCCTGTGACCAGCGGTACAGCAGGCTTCTATCCGGGAACTAGCCCTGCTGAATACTCTGCCTATG CGGGAGCATACTATCCAGCTCAGCCGCAGTACTCTCCATCTGTCCAGCCTGCACCGGTCATGATCAACCCCGCCCAGCAACAGCAACAAGCTCCGCCTCCTCAGCAACCACCGGCACAGTCACAAGGCCCACCAAAGAGGGAACGCAAACCG ATCAGAATACGAGACCCCAACCAGGGCGGGCGTGATATCACAGAGGAGATCATGTCAGGTGGAAGGTCCACCTCCACACCGACTCCCCCACAG GCCTCCACAGCAGATGTAAGTCCTGCACAGACCAATGGTGAAGTTATACAGCCTGTCACTACAGTGACAAGAAGAG ATGAAAATGCGGAGCCTCCTGCTAGCGCTGAAACCCCACCTCCTCCTGCCACAGCAAACCCAGAGCCTGTGGTCGAGGCCAAACAGGAAACGGACAGCCAGACAGCACCGCCCACTGAATTAGCCGCACAATCTGCAGCCCCTACACAGGCTTCCGAGGTGCCAACCCCATCGATAAAGGACCAGCAGACTCCCGCTCCCCTCCCTCCAGCAGCAACACCTACTCCTCCCCCTGCTGAGGCAGTAAATAAAGTCGATACTAAAGTTAGTGACACAGTAGATGCTCCTGTAGGTCCTTCAGCATCACCGGCAGCGCAAGAGGTCCCTGTCAAAACAGAGGAACCACAGGCCGCCCCTGCTCCAGCTGAGAAGGCACCcgaaaaggaagaaaagaaaaccgAGGAAGTGGAGAAATtagagaaagaagagcaggtgACCAGCACTAAGGTAGAGCCTGCAACTGAGGTTGCAGCAACAGTTACCCCTGTTGATGTGGCAAAAGAAGAAACACCTACAAAGACAGCAACTGAAGTGTCTCAGCCTCCACCCTCTGCACAGGAACCAGCTGCTCCAGTGACTCAGACTGCTGCCCCCAGCTCTGCCCCCGAACCTGAACCCACACCAGCTGAAACAGCAGAACCGCTTCTCCCCAACGGCCTTCCTCAGGACACTGAGGAAGTGCCTGAGGCATTTTCAGACACTACACCCCTAGACAAGCCCGACGCTTCTCAATCTCAGGAATCCACACCTGTGGCTAAAACGGCAACGCCAGCCCAGGAGCAGGaacaggagcaggagcaggaacaggagcaggaacaggaacaggagcaggagcaagagcaggagcaggagcaggaggaggagaagaaagaggaagaggggaaggagaAAAGTGAGGATGCCCCTCCTGTTAGCTGTCCTACAGAGGAATCTACTATGCAAG CTGCTACATCTGTgccaaagaagaggaggaacatGAAGGAACTAAACAAGAAGGAGGCCATTGGAGACCTCCTGGATGCCTTCAAAGAG GATGCCAAGCCTGCTTCTGAACCCTCGTCCACTCAGGCCGACCCTGTCCCTGTTGCTCCAGCTGAACCCCCCGCTGAGGTCGCAGATGAGACctgggaggagaaagaggacaaGCAGAACACAGAACCTAGACCTTCACCTGAGGCAAAAGAGCAGAAATACCAGTACAAAGAAG AACAATGGAAGCCAATAGACCCAGAAGAGAAGAAGCGGTACGACAGGGAGTTCCTGTTGGGCTTCCAGTTTATCGGCGCCAGTATGAACAAACCCGAGGGCCTGCCCATCATCAGTGACGTGGTTTTGGACAAG GTGAACAAGACTCCCCTGCGGCCTCCTGACCCAGCTCGAATGATGAGTTCTGGCCCTGATTTTACTCCTTCATATTTGGGCAACCTCGGGAGCCGATCAGTGGGCGGACCACGAGGACCA CCACCCGGACCACGTCGCTCCCAGCAGGGTCAGCGGAAAGAACCCAGGAAAATCATCAGCAGCATGTCCCTCAACGATGACGTGCAGCTCAACAAGGCCGAGAAGGCCTGGAAACCGTCTATGAAGAAGAGCGCTCGCACCCGCCCCggggaggaagtggaggaagaCGTCGGCCCTGACCAGGCCAAGACTCAAGACCTGTTCAAGCGTCTGCGCAGTATCCTCAACAAGCTGACACCTCAGAAGTTTCAGGAGCTGATGAAACAGGTGACAGAGCTGGCGATAGACACCGAGGAGAGGCTGAAGGGAGCCATCGACCTCATCTTCGAGAAGGCCATCTCAGAGCCCAACTTCTCTGTGGCCTACGCCAACATGTGCCGCTGCCTTATGGGG TTGAAAGTCCCCACCTCAGACAAGCCAGGAGTCTTTGTGAACTTCCGCAAACTGCTTCTCAACCGCTGCCAGAAAGAGTTTGAGAAGGATCAGGATGATGATGAGATCTTtgagaaaaagcaaaaagagcTGGAGGCTTCTAAAGAG GGAGAGGAGCGTGAGCGCTTGAGGGTGGAGCTGGAAGAGGCCAAAGATCAGGCCCGGCGCCGTTCACTGGGTAACATTAAGTTCATTGGTGAACTCTTCAAGCTGAAGATGCTGACAGAGGCCATCATGCATGACTGTGTAGTGAAACTACTGAAGAATCACGATGAAGAGTCTCTGGAGTGTCTCTGCAGGCTGCTCTCCACAATTGGCAAGGACCTGGACTTTGAGAAGGCCAAG CCTCGTATGGATCAGTATTTTAACCAGATGGACAAGATcatcaaagagagaaagacgtCATCCAGAATCCGCTTCATGTTGCAAGACGTGTTGGACCTCAGAAGG AGTAACTGGGTGCCTCGTAGAGGAGACCAGGGTCCTAAAACAATTGACCAGATCCACAAAGAGGCAGAAATGGAGGAGCACAGGGAACAGATCAAGGTCCAGCAGCAGCTCATGTCCAAGAAagacggaggaggaggtggaggaggcggCGGCAGGATGGGAGGGAGCATGGGGGGCCGAGGTCCTCACACACCAGGAGGTGGCCGGAACAGCCAGCCTCAGGATGAGGGGTGGAACACGGTGCCCATCTCCAAGAATAGACCCATCGACACCACCCGCCTCAGCAAGATCACAAAG CCTGGTGCTCTGGACTTCAACAATCAACTGTTGGCTCCAGGGGGCAAAGGCATGTGGGGTAGCTGGGGTAAAGGCAGCAGTGGAGGAACAGGAGCTAAACCAGCAAGTGGAGACCAGG ATTCAGGTCGTCCAGCCACCAGCACCCTCAACCGCTTCTCAGCCCTGCAGCAGTCTGGTTCGTTGTTGACTTCAGGCGACTCTGATCGCAGAGTTCCTCAGAG GTCAAGCTCCAGCCGTGAGCGCGGCGGCGACAGAGACAGGAGCGATCGTGACAGGGACCGGTTTGACCGATTCGATCGCAGCGAGGGACGAGAAGGTCGCGACGACAGGAGCAGCCGGAACCAAATCACTAAGAGGAGCTTCAGCAGAGAGTCTGAGGAGCGCGGTGGGAGGGCCGGAGACAGCAGGGCCACGAATGAGCCTGTGCGTCGTGTGGCCAGCATGACCGACGACCGGGACAGAGGAAGCAGAGATCGGGGAAGCAGAGACCGAGGAAGTAGAGACAGGGGCAGCAGAGACAGGGGAAGCCGTGACAGAGGTCCAAGCAAAGATCTCACAG ttaAACGTGAGAGCGCccccactcctcctccctctgttccTAAATCTGGCATGActgaagaggaggtggagaagaagTCCAGCGCCATCATTGAGGAATACCTCCACATCAATGACTTGAAG GAGGCGTTGCAGTGTGTGGCAGAGCTCAACAGCACCTCACTGCTCTACGTGTTTGTACGGAACGGCGTGGAGTCAACGCTTGAGCGCAGCACCATTGCTAGAGAGCACATGGGCCTGTTGCTGCACCAGCTCATAAAGGCAGGGACATTGCCCGCAGAGCAGTACTACAAAGG GCTACAAGAGATCCTGGAGGTAGCAGAAGACATGGCCATAGATATACCTCACATCTGGCTCTACCTGGCTGAACTCATTACCCCCATGCTGCATGAGGGAGGCATCCCTATGGGACAGCTCTTCAG GGTGATTTCGAAGCCTCTGGTGCCTCTGGAGAAGGCTGGTGTGCTGCTGGTACAGATCCTCAAGTTGCTCTGCAAAGGAATG ACTCCTAAGAAGGTTGGGGCCATGTGGACAGAAGCTGGGCTGAACTGGAGCGAGTTCTTGACCAAGAACGAAGACGTCAACAAGTTTGTCACTGATCAG AAAGTGGAGTTCACaacaggagaggagacagagtcAAAGGAACCCGGTAAGAAGGTCCTCAGTGGAGAGGAGCTCAGCAAACAGCTGGACAGATTCCTTCACGACAAGGCCAACAACCAGCGTATCAGAGACTGGGTTGAG gCAAACATGGATGAACAGCAGACTGCTTCCAACCAGTTTGTACGAGCATTGATGACATCAGTGTGTCAGTCTGCCATCATAT GTGACACCCCGTACAGGGTGGACGCACGGCAGATCAACCAGAGAGCCAGTCTGCTGCAGAGATACCTGTGTGATGAGCAGAAAGAGCTTCAGGCCCTTTACGCCCTCCAGGCTCTGATGGTCCACATGGAGCAGCCAGCAA ACCTGCTGCGGATGTTCTTCGACGCCTTGTACGACGAGGACGTTATTAAAGAGGAGGCCTTTTACAAATGGGAATCCAGCAAAGACCCTGCAGAGCAAACAGGCAAAGGCGTGGCTTTGAAATCGGTCACCGCCTTCTTCACCTGGCTCCGCGAGGCGGAGGAGGAGTCTGacaaggaataa
- the eif4g1a gene encoding eukaryotic translation initiation factor 4 gamma 1a isoform X4, with amino-acid sequence MNKPPQPITGPTSVPNPAPSPGLTPAAYGPGQPPSLVFATPPPPQMNSAPQPRQGYYQNRPAMAASAPRVQTSSGPRPVGPAHVYPPSSQMMMISQQQLSFAGSPQGYFIPPGQYRAPYMPPTQQYPVTSGTAGFYPGTSPAEYSAYAGAYYPAQPQYSPSVQPAPVMINPAQQQQQAPPPQQPPAQSQGPPKRERKPIRIRDPNQGGRDITEEIMSGGRSTSTPTPPQASTADVSPAQTNGEVIQPVTTVTRRDENAEPPASAETPPPPATANPEPVVEAKQETDSQTAPPTELAAQSAAPTQASEVPTPSIKDQQTPAPLPPAATPTPPPAEAVNKVDTKVSDTVDAPVGPSASPAAQEVPVKTEEPQAAPAPAEKAPEKEEKKTEEVEKLEKEEQVTSTKVEPATEVAATVTPVDVAKEETPTKTATEVSQPPPSAQEPAAPVTQTAAPSSAPEPEPTPAETAEPLLPNGLPQDTEEVPEAFSDTTPLDKPDASQSQESTPVAKTATPAQEQEQEQEQEQEQEQEQEQEQEQEQEQEEEKKEEEGKEKSEDAPPVSCPTEESTMQAATSVPKKRRNMKELNKKEAIGDLLDAFKEDAKPASEPSSTQADPVPVAPAEPPAEVADETWEEKEDKQNTEPRPSPEAKEQKYQYKEEQWKPIDPEEKKRYDREFLLGFQFIGASMNKPEGLPIISDVVLDKVNKTPLRPPDPARMMSSGPDFTPSYLGNLGSRSVGGPRGPPPGPRRSQQGQRKEPRKIISSMSLNDDVQLNKAEKAWKPSMKKSARTRPGEEVEEDVGPDQAKTQDLFKRLRSILNKLTPQKFQELMKQVTELAIDTEERLKGAIDLIFEKAISEPNFSVAYANMCRCLMGLKVPTSDKPGVFVNFRKLLLNRCQKEFEKDQDDDEIFEKKQKELEASKEGEERERLRVELEEAKDQARRRSLGNIKFIGELFKLKMLTEAIMHDCVVKLLKNHDEESLECLCRLLSTIGKDLDFEKAKPRMDQYFNQMDKIIKERKTSSRIRFMLQDVLDLRRSNWVPRRGDQGPKTIDQIHKEAEMEEHREQIKVQQQLMSKKDGGGGGGGGGRMGGSMGGRGPHTPGGGRNSQPQDEGWNTVPISKNRPIDTTRLSKITKPGALDFNNQLLAPGGKGMWGSWGKGSSGGTGAKPASGDQDSGRPATSTLNRFSALQQSGSLLTSGDSDRRVPQRSSSSRERGGDRDRSDRDRDRFDRFDRSEGREGRDDRSSRNQITKRSFSRESEERGGRAGDSRATNEPVRRVASMTDDRDRGSRDRGSRDRGSRDRGSRDRGSRDRGPSKDLTAVKRESAPTPPPSVPKSGMTEEEVEKKSSAIIEEYLHINDLKEALQCVAELNSTSLLYVFVRNGVESTLERSTIAREHMGLLLHQLIKAGTLPAEQYYKGLQEILEVAEDMAIDIPHIWLYLAELITPMLHEGGIPMGQLFRVISKPLVPLEKAGVLLVQILKLLCKGMTPKKVGAMWTEAGLNWSEFLTKNEDVNKFVTDQKVEFTTGEETESKEPGKKVLSGEELSKQLDRFLHDKANNQRIRDWVEANMDEQQTASNQFVRALMTSVCQSAIICDTPYRVDARQINQRASLLQRYLCDEQKELQALYALQALMVHMEQPANLLRMFFDALYDEDVIKEEAFYKWESSKDPAEQTGKGVALKSVTAFFTWLREAEEESDKE; translated from the exons GGTTACTATCAGAACCGACCGGCTATGGCCGCCAGTGCTCCCAGAGTCCAGACAAGTAGTGGGCCTCGACCTGTTGGACCCGCTCATGTCTATCCACCCAGCTcccagatgatgatgatttccCAGCAGCAGCTTTCTTTTGCTGGCTCCCCTCAGGGCTACTTCATCCCCCCTGGACAG TACCGGGCCCCATATATGCCACCTACTCAGCAGTATCCTGTGACCAGCGGTACAGCAGGCTTCTATCCGGGAACTAGCCCTGCTGAATACTCTGCCTATG CGGGAGCATACTATCCAGCTCAGCCGCAGTACTCTCCATCTGTCCAGCCTGCACCGGTCATGATCAACCCCGCCCAGCAACAGCAACAAGCTCCGCCTCCTCAGCAACCACCGGCACAGTCACAAGGCCCACCAAAGAGGGAACGCAAACCG ATCAGAATACGAGACCCCAACCAGGGCGGGCGTGATATCACAGAGGAGATCATGTCAGGTGGAAGGTCCACCTCCACACCGACTCCCCCACAG GCCTCCACAGCAGATGTAAGTCCTGCACAGACCAATGGTGAAGTTATACAGCCTGTCACTACAGTGACAAGAAGAG ATGAAAATGCGGAGCCTCCTGCTAGCGCTGAAACCCCACCTCCTCCTGCCACAGCAAACCCAGAGCCTGTGGTCGAGGCCAAACAGGAAACGGACAGCCAGACAGCACCGCCCACTGAATTAGCCGCACAATCTGCAGCCCCTACACAGGCTTCCGAGGTGCCAACCCCATCGATAAAGGACCAGCAGACTCCCGCTCCCCTCCCTCCAGCAGCAACACCTACTCCTCCCCCTGCTGAGGCAGTAAATAAAGTCGATACTAAAGTTAGTGACACAGTAGATGCTCCTGTAGGTCCTTCAGCATCACCGGCAGCGCAAGAGGTCCCTGTCAAAACAGAGGAACCACAGGCCGCCCCTGCTCCAGCTGAGAAGGCACCcgaaaaggaagaaaagaaaaccgAGGAAGTGGAGAAATtagagaaagaagagcaggtgACCAGCACTAAGGTAGAGCCTGCAACTGAGGTTGCAGCAACAGTTACCCCTGTTGATGTGGCAAAAGAAGAAACACCTACAAAGACAGCAACTGAAGTGTCTCAGCCTCCACCCTCTGCACAGGAACCAGCTGCTCCAGTGACTCAGACTGCTGCCCCCAGCTCTGCCCCCGAACCTGAACCCACACCAGCTGAAACAGCAGAACCGCTTCTCCCCAACGGCCTTCCTCAGGACACTGAGGAAGTGCCTGAGGCATTTTCAGACACTACACCCCTAGACAAGCCCGACGCTTCTCAATCTCAGGAATCCACACCTGTGGCTAAAACGGCAACGCCAGCCCAGGAGCAGGaacaggagcaggagcaggaacaggagcaggaacaggaacaggagcaggagcaagagcaggagcaggagcaggaggaggagaagaaagaggaagaggggaaggagaAAAGTGAGGATGCCCCTCCTGTTAGCTGTCCTACAGAGGAATCTACTATGCAAG CTGCTACATCTGTgccaaagaagaggaggaacatGAAGGAACTAAACAAGAAGGAGGCCATTGGAGACCTCCTGGATGCCTTCAAAGAG GATGCCAAGCCTGCTTCTGAACCCTCGTCCACTCAGGCCGACCCTGTCCCTGTTGCTCCAGCTGAACCCCCCGCTGAGGTCGCAGATGAGACctgggaggagaaagaggacaaGCAGAACACAGAACCTAGACCTTCACCTGAGGCAAAAGAGCAGAAATACCAGTACAAAGAAG AACAATGGAAGCCAATAGACCCAGAAGAGAAGAAGCGGTACGACAGGGAGTTCCTGTTGGGCTTCCAGTTTATCGGCGCCAGTATGAACAAACCCGAGGGCCTGCCCATCATCAGTGACGTGGTTTTGGACAAG GTGAACAAGACTCCCCTGCGGCCTCCTGACCCAGCTCGAATGATGAGTTCTGGCCCTGATTTTACTCCTTCATATTTGGGCAACCTCGGGAGCCGATCAGTGGGCGGACCACGAGGACCA CCACCCGGACCACGTCGCTCCCAGCAGGGTCAGCGGAAAGAACCCAGGAAAATCATCAGCAGCATGTCCCTCAACGATGACGTGCAGCTCAACAAGGCCGAGAAGGCCTGGAAACCGTCTATGAAGAAGAGCGCTCGCACCCGCCCCggggaggaagtggaggaagaCGTCGGCCCTGACCAGGCCAAGACTCAAGACCTGTTCAAGCGTCTGCGCAGTATCCTCAACAAGCTGACACCTCAGAAGTTTCAGGAGCTGATGAAACAGGTGACAGAGCTGGCGATAGACACCGAGGAGAGGCTGAAGGGAGCCATCGACCTCATCTTCGAGAAGGCCATCTCAGAGCCCAACTTCTCTGTGGCCTACGCCAACATGTGCCGCTGCCTTATGGGG TTGAAAGTCCCCACCTCAGACAAGCCAGGAGTCTTTGTGAACTTCCGCAAACTGCTTCTCAACCGCTGCCAGAAAGAGTTTGAGAAGGATCAGGATGATGATGAGATCTTtgagaaaaagcaaaaagagcTGGAGGCTTCTAAAGAG GGAGAGGAGCGTGAGCGCTTGAGGGTGGAGCTGGAAGAGGCCAAAGATCAGGCCCGGCGCCGTTCACTGGGTAACATTAAGTTCATTGGTGAACTCTTCAAGCTGAAGATGCTGACAGAGGCCATCATGCATGACTGTGTAGTGAAACTACTGAAGAATCACGATGAAGAGTCTCTGGAGTGTCTCTGCAGGCTGCTCTCCACAATTGGCAAGGACCTGGACTTTGAGAAGGCCAAG CCTCGTATGGATCAGTATTTTAACCAGATGGACAAGATcatcaaagagagaaagacgtCATCCAGAATCCGCTTCATGTTGCAAGACGTGTTGGACCTCAGAAGG AGTAACTGGGTGCCTCGTAGAGGAGACCAGGGTCCTAAAACAATTGACCAGATCCACAAAGAGGCAGAAATGGAGGAGCACAGGGAACAGATCAAGGTCCAGCAGCAGCTCATGTCCAAGAAagacggaggaggaggtggaggaggcggCGGCAGGATGGGAGGGAGCATGGGGGGCCGAGGTCCTCACACACCAGGAGGTGGCCGGAACAGCCAGCCTCAGGATGAGGGGTGGAACACGGTGCCCATCTCCAAGAATAGACCCATCGACACCACCCGCCTCAGCAAGATCACAAAG CCTGGTGCTCTGGACTTCAACAATCAACTGTTGGCTCCAGGGGGCAAAGGCATGTGGGGTAGCTGGGGTAAAGGCAGCAGTGGAGGAACAGGAGCTAAACCAGCAAGTGGAGACCAGG ATTCAGGTCGTCCAGCCACCAGCACCCTCAACCGCTTCTCAGCCCTGCAGCAGTCTGGTTCGTTGTTGACTTCAGGCGACTCTGATCGCAGAGTTCCTCAGAG GTCAAGCTCCAGCCGTGAGCGCGGCGGCGACAGAGACAGGAGCGATCGTGACAGGGACCGGTTTGACCGATTCGATCGCAGCGAGGGACGAGAAGGTCGCGACGACAGGAGCAGCCGGAACCAAATCACTAAGAGGAGCTTCAGCAGAGAGTCTGAGGAGCGCGGTGGGAGGGCCGGAGACAGCAGGGCCACGAATGAGCCTGTGCGTCGTGTGGCCAGCATGACCGACGACCGGGACAGAGGAAGCAGAGATCGGGGAAGCAGAGACCGAGGAAGTAGAGACAGGGGCAGCAGAGACAGGGGAAGCCGTGACAGAGGTCCAAGCAAAGATCTCACAG cagttaAACGTGAGAGCGCccccactcctcctccctctgttccTAAATCTGGCATGActgaagaggaggtggagaagaagTCCAGCGCCATCATTGAGGAATACCTCCACATCAATGACTTGAAG GAGGCGTTGCAGTGTGTGGCAGAGCTCAACAGCACCTCACTGCTCTACGTGTTTGTACGGAACGGCGTGGAGTCAACGCTTGAGCGCAGCACCATTGCTAGAGAGCACATGGGCCTGTTGCTGCACCAGCTCATAAAGGCAGGGACATTGCCCGCAGAGCAGTACTACAAAGG GCTACAAGAGATCCTGGAGGTAGCAGAAGACATGGCCATAGATATACCTCACATCTGGCTCTACCTGGCTGAACTCATTACCCCCATGCTGCATGAGGGAGGCATCCCTATGGGACAGCTCTTCAG GGTGATTTCGAAGCCTCTGGTGCCTCTGGAGAAGGCTGGTGTGCTGCTGGTACAGATCCTCAAGTTGCTCTGCAAAGGAATG ACTCCTAAGAAGGTTGGGGCCATGTGGACAGAAGCTGGGCTGAACTGGAGCGAGTTCTTGACCAAGAACGAAGACGTCAACAAGTTTGTCACTGATCAG AAAGTGGAGTTCACaacaggagaggagacagagtcAAAGGAACCCGGTAAGAAGGTCCTCAGTGGAGAGGAGCTCAGCAAACAGCTGGACAGATTCCTTCACGACAAGGCCAACAACCAGCGTATCAGAGACTGGGTTGAG gCAAACATGGATGAACAGCAGACTGCTTCCAACCAGTTTGTACGAGCATTGATGACATCAGTGTGTCAGTCTGCCATCATAT GTGACACCCCGTACAGGGTGGACGCACGGCAGATCAACCAGAGAGCCAGTCTGCTGCAGAGATACCTGTGTGATGAGCAGAAAGAGCTTCAGGCCCTTTACGCCCTCCAGGCTCTGATGGTCCACATGGAGCAGCCAGCAA ACCTGCTGCGGATGTTCTTCGACGCCTTGTACGACGAGGACGTTATTAAAGAGGAGGCCTTTTACAAATGGGAATCCAGCAAAGACCCTGCAGAGCAAACAGGCAAAGGCGTGGCTTTGAAATCGGTCACCGCCTTCTTCACCTGGCTCCGCGAGGCGGAGGAGGAGTCTGacaaggaataa